TAAACTTGCCCCCGCAATCTTGCACCACAGGGGCGAGCCTTGGTTCAGCCAATCAACTGGGCATACACCGGCCGGTCGATGTTCCCCCGGACAGAATCACCGCCACCTTTTTCCCCCGCATCGTTTCACGCTCCTGCATCAGCGCTGCCAAGGCGGCAGCGCCGGCACCTTCGGCGAGGTTGTGGGTGTCGGTGTAATACGCCCGCATGGCCCCGGCAATTTCAGCGTCGCTGACCGCTACGATTCGCGCCGCCGCGGCCCCGTAGATGGCCAAGGCTTCGGGAATGGGACGGCGCACCGCCAAGCCATCGGCAAAGGTGTTCGCCGAGTCGGTTTCGCATAGCCTGCCCGTTTCAAACGACAACTTCGCCGCGACGGCCTCGGTGGACACCACGCCCACCACGTGGGTCTTGAGGCCCAAGGCATCGCGGGCGGCGATGACCGCGCAGATCCCCGAGCCACAGCCTATCGGCACATAGACGGTGTCCAGGTCCGGTACCGCGTTGAACAGCTCAAGCCCATAGGTCGCCACGCCCTTGACCAACTCCGGATGGAACGGCGGCACCAGGTAGAGGCCATGCGCTTGGGCCAGGCGTGCGGCCTCTTCACGGGCCTCGTCGAAATCGCGGCCGTACTCGACCACCTCGCCGCCAAAACCGCGCATGGCATTGTTCTTCTCCACCGAGTTACCGTGCGGCACGACGATCAACGCTTTCAAACCCAATGCGCTGGCCGCCAGCGCCAGGCTCTGGCCATGGTTGCCGCGAGTTGCCGTGACGACGCCTTTTGCCTCGGGGTGCTCGCGCTTGAGCCAATGCACGAAGGTCAGGCCGCCGCGCACCTTGAAGGCCCCTGTCGGGGTGTGGTTCTCGTGCTTGACCCACACCGTGCAACCCAGCCGCTCAGCCAACAAGGGCCAGGCGTACTGGGCGGTGGCGGGCATGACTTGGTAGAGGTGGCGGGCAGCTTGTTCGATGTCGTCGCGGGTCAATGTGTGCATGATGGGCCTCCGGGTTTTGCCCAGTCTAATCAGCACGACCGCAGCGGGCTTTCAGAAAACTGACCTGACTTTCCGGCCCTCTCTTCACTACTATGCTGTTCATGAACCCTCGAAACCGCCAACAGCCGCCTCAGTCCGAACCGGTCCGTCGTATCGAAGCTGGGCCCTGGGCGATCGAATTGTTGCCCGGCTGCGCGTACGCCACCCGCTATGTCGCGACCCAGTCGGCGATCGGCTTCGCCTTCGACAGCCAGCGCGGCCTGCACGCCATCGGCAGCGACCGCGTGCAGCCCTTCGAGGCGATTCCCAACGGCCTGGCATTCGTCCCCGCCGAATGCGACGTGTTCTCCGAATCCCCCAGGGGCGGTGAATACCTGCGGGTCGTGCGCACCGACGGCATGGCGTTGTCGGGGGAGCATGCGTTTAACAACCGTATTGACCCGCAGGCCATCACCCTCGCGCTGAGAATGCGCCGCGCACTGCTGCGTGCCACCGCAGAGGATGACTGGGAGGCCTGGACGCTCGGACTGGCTGAACGGGTGAAGGACCACAAGACGTTTTCGGCCCCCATGCAAGGGTCGATCACCGGCGGGCGGATGCGCCTGCTCGACGAGTTCATCGATGCCGGTCTCGACGGTCCGCTGGGGGTCAAGGAAATGGCCGGCCTGCTTGGCTTGTCCGAGGGATACTTCATGCGGGCATTCAAAAATGCCACCGGCAAAAGCCCCCACAGCTACCTGATCGATCGGCGTCTGGCCAAGGCACGGGCGCTGATGCGCGATTCAACCGCCCGACTGACCGATATCGCGCACACCTGCGGCTTCAACTCCCAGGCGCACATGACCACGCTGTTCAAGCAACGCCTTGGCGTCAGCCCGGCGCAGTTGCGCGGGTATTGGAGGCCCTGACGAGTCGGGCAAGCGGCGGATACGGCTCACCTGAGGCACGAAGTGGCACCTCAAATCAAATTGCCATCAGATGGCCTTGCAAAAACACCCGGGCCGTCTAGATTCAAACCTGTCTACAACCACATCACCCACCACCCCTGACAGCCCTTCGGGCGAGAGCGTCTATTGGCCTAAAACACACACTTGGCGTTGCTTTCAATTACTGACACGGAATCGGTCAATAACAACAAGAGGGATGCTTGATGAAGCATGGCCGTGGGTATCGTTTGCTCTCGCAAAAAAGCGCAGCCAGACATTTCTGGCTGTCGTTGGTTTGTTTTTCAGCCCTGGTGATCGCCAGCTTCTTGCTGTTCGAACAACAGATCCAGGATTTCCTGACCCATCTCAACCTGTACCTGCCCTCGACGCCCGCGCAGAAACTCTACCTGGCGTTGTTGCTGATCGCCCTGCTGGCGCTGGACGTGGTGCTGCCGGTGCCGTCGAGCATGGTCGCGCTGCTGGCCGTGGCCATGCTCGGCAGCGTGGGAGGTTACCTGGCGATTTTCGTGGGCCTGTGCCTGGGCGCCGGGCTGGGCTACGCCCTGGGGGCCGGATATTTGCGCCTGCTGTCCGGCCGCCTCGGCCTGCATCAACGCCAGCCGGGGCAACTGGCCTACCGGTTGGGCACACTGTCGTTGATCTGCCTGCGCGGCGTCCCGGTATTGGCGGAAACCTCGGTCGTTGCCGCCGGCATGCAACGCTACCCACTGCGCGCGTTCATCCTGGTCACCACCCTGGCCAACGCCGGCCTCGCATTGGCCTACAGCGCCATTGGCACCTTTCTCGTCGAGCAGAACGCGCTGTTGGTGACCCTGCTCGCCAGCATGGTATTGCCCGGGCTGTTCATCGCCGGTTACAGCCTGTTCAAAAGCCTTCGCCGGCACGACGCGGAGCAACCTTTACACGGGCGCTTCAAGGTCAGCTACGACTACCCGGTGGTGTTCACCGATCATGTGTTCGATCCGCTCAATCCCTGCCTGCACCGCCAGCTCATGGCCGGCCACAGGGGCCCGGTCACGGTGTTGATATTCGCCGATGAACAACTGCTGCACAGCGCCCCGCACCTGCTGGAACAGATCAACGCCTACTTCGCCAGCCATTTTCCAGACCTGCACCTGCAGGCGCCGCCGATCGCGGTCCCGGCCGGCGAGGCGAGCAAGGATTCGCAAGTGTTGCAGCGGCTCTACACCGACATGCTGAAACATGGCTTGGACCGACATTGCCATGTGCTGGCCCTCGGTGGCGGCGCGGTGCTGGATGCGGTGGGTTACGCCTGCGCCACCTTCCACCGCGGCATTCGCCTGATTCGTATCCCCAGCACCGTGCTCGCCCAGAACGACGCCGGTATCGGTGTGAAAAACGGCATCAACGCCTTCGGCCAGAAGAACCTGCTCGGCGCCTTCTATCCCGCCACCGCCGTTATCAACGACTTTCAATTGCTGACCAGCTTGACCCGGCGCGACCAGATCGCCGGGCTGGCCGAAGCGGTCAAGGTGGCACTGATCAAGGACCAGGCGTTTTTCCAGTGGATGGAGCAACAGGCCGACGCCCTCGCCCACTTCGATCATGGGGCCA
The sequence above is drawn from the Pseudomonas sp. St316 genome and encodes:
- a CDS encoding AraC family transcriptional regulator yields the protein MLFMNPRNRQQPPQSEPVRRIEAGPWAIELLPGCAYATRYVATQSAIGFAFDSQRGLHAIGSDRVQPFEAIPNGLAFVPAECDVFSESPRGGEYLRVVRTDGMALSGEHAFNNRIDPQAITLALRMRRALLRATAEDDWEAWTLGLAERVKDHKTFSAPMQGSITGGRMRLLDEFIDAGLDGPLGVKEMAGLLGLSEGYFMRAFKNATGKSPHSYLIDRRLAKARALMRDSTARLTDIAHTCGFNSQAHMTTLFKQRLGVSPAQLRGYWRP
- a CDS encoding 3-dehydroquinate synthase, whose translation is MKHGRGYRLLSQKSAARHFWLSLVCFSALVIASFLLFEQQIQDFLTHLNLYLPSTPAQKLYLALLLIALLALDVVLPVPSSMVALLAVAMLGSVGGYLAIFVGLCLGAGLGYALGAGYLRLLSGRLGLHQRQPGQLAYRLGTLSLICLRGVPVLAETSVVAAGMQRYPLRAFILVTTLANAGLALAYSAIGTFLVEQNALLVTLLASMVLPGLFIAGYSLFKSLRRHDAEQPLHGRFKVSYDYPVVFTDHVFDPLNPCLHRQLMAGHRGPVTVLIFADEQLLHSAPHLLEQINAYFASHFPDLHLQAPPIAVPAGEASKDSQVLQRLYTDMLKHGLDRHCHVLALGGGAVLDAVGYACATFHRGIRLIRIPSTVLAQNDAGIGVKNGINAFGQKNLLGAFYPATAVINDFQLLTSLTRRDQIAGLAEAVKVALIKDQAFFQWMEQQADALAHFDHGASRYAIRRCAELHLAHITGAGDPFERGNGRPLDYGHWAAHKLENLSQHRLRHGEAVAVGMALDGLYANALGLLSDSDTERVLNLLLKLGFCLNPPELTLKDALGRSQVLLGLEEFRQHLGGQLSIPMLSRIGESVDLHEIDTARMEQALQRLSTQVDLALTLNERCAQ